GCGATGTGCTTTGCGTAATTGAAGCAATGAAACTTTTTAACGAAATTGAAAGTGAAGTTTCAGGTAAAATCGTAAAAGTATTAGTGGATGATTCGTCTCCTGTAGAGTTTGACCAGCCACTATTTTTGGTAGACCCATCATAAGTATAAATCTCAAATATTAAAGTCCAAGTCCCAACTTTGGAATTTGAGACTTGTAATTTGTAATTTCAAAACATTATGTTTAAAAAAATATTGATTGCAAATAGGGGCGAAATAGCACTGCGAATTATCCGCACCTGCCGTGAGATGGGTATTAAAACCGTAGCGGTTTATTCAAAGGCTGATGAAGAAAGCCTTCACGTTCGCTTTGCAGATGAAGCCGTATGTATTGGCCCACCGCCCAGCAACTTGAGCTACCTGAAAATGTCCAGTATTATTGCTGCCGCTGAAATAACCAATGCAGACGCAATTCATCCTGGGTACGGCTTTCTCTCTGAAAACGCAAAGTTTTCAAAAATCTGCCAAGAACATGGTATAAAATTTATTGGCGCCTCTCCAGAAATGATTGAACGGATGGGCGATAAAGCTTCTGCAAAGGCCACAATGAAGGCAGCAGGAGTTCCCACAGTTCCCGGAAGTGACGGCATTATAGAATCATACGAAAAATGTGAAAAACTGGCTGAAGAAGTAGGCTATCCCGTGATGTTGAAAGCCACTGCAGGTGGTGGAGGAAAAGGAATGCGCGCCGTTTGGAAAAAAGAAGACCTTAAAAAAGCGTGGGAAAGTGCCCGTCAGGAAGCTTCCGCTGCCTTTGGTAATGATGGAATGTATATGGAAAAGCTTATTGAAGAGCCACGCCATATTGAAATACAAATTGTGGGCGATAGCACCGGAAGAGCGTGCCATTTAAGTGAGCGCGACTGTTCCATTCAGCGTCGCCACCAAAAGCTTACCGAAGAGACCCCAAGTCCGTTTATGACTAAGAAGCTGCGTACAGATATGGGGAACGCTGCCGTAAAGGCCTCAGAATATATTAAATACGAAGGAGCAGGAACCATAGAATTTTTGGTAGATAAACACCGAAATTTCTACTTTATGGAAATGAACACCCGTATTCAAGTGGAACACCCCATTACCGAGCAGGTAATTGATTATGATCTTATCCGTGAACAAATCTTGGTAGCAGCTGGAGTACCAATTTCAGGCAAAAATTATACTCCGCAATTACATTCCATAGAATGTAGAATCAATGCTGAAGATCCGTACAACGATTTCCGTCCTTCACCAGGTAAAATAACTGTTTTGCACGCACCGGGAGGGCACGGCGTGCGCTTGGACACTCACGTATACGCAGGCTATACCATTCCACCGAACTATGATTCAATGATTGCGAAGCTTATTACCACCGCGCAAACTCGTGAGGAAGCTATCAATAAAATGAAACGAGCGTTAGATGAATTCGTGATAGAAGGTATAAAAACAACAATCCCGTTTCACCGTCAATTGATGGACGAACCGGATTATGTGGCCGGAAATTACACTACAGCGTTTATGAATACGTTTAAAATGAACGAACCAGAGGAAGAATAGTCCTTTTAAAACTATAAAAGAAGAGCATCGAAGGCCAAGAATATTTCTTTGGAATTTGGTGCTTTTTTGGTTTAGTAATATTTATATTGATTTATAATTTCTTTTTAAATGAATTTGAGTTTTTGGGAACATAAAACTTGGCTCTCAAATATCGATTTCGCAATAATAGGCAGTGGAATCGTAGGTTTGAACTGTGCTATGGAACTTCGCAGGAAGCATCCGAAAAGTAAAATCGTAGTTTTTGAACGCGGAATGCTACCCAGTGGCGCAAGCACGAAAAATGCAGGTTTTGCCTGCTTTGGAAGTATTTCTGAAATATTGGAAGATCTAAAAAACCATTCCGAGGAAGATGTTGTTCAGCTTGTAAAAAATAGAAACGAAGGTTTAAATTTATTACGAAGCACACTCGGCGATAAACAATTGGATTATCAGGAATACGGTGGCTACGAACTATTTATTAACGAAGATGCGGAGCTTTTTGAAATTTGTAAATCGAAAATTGGATATGTGAATGAATTGCTGAAACCTGTTTTCAATGCTCCGGTTTTTTCAGAAAAAGAAAACCATTTTGGTTTTAAAAACATTCAAACAAAGCTTATTTACAGTGCATTTGAAGGACAGATTGACACCGGAAAAATGATGCTCGGGCTCATCAAAAAAGCATCGGAAGAAAACATTTTAATACTGAATTCTTCAGAAATTACAAGTATTGCAGACAAGGGCGAAAGTGTTTTACTTCAACTAAATTCTTCCGAGGAAATTTCAGCAAAAAAAGTTTTTATTGCTACCAACGGTTTCGCGAAACAATTTTTGGATGAAGATGTAAAGCCAGCGAGAGCACAAGTTTTGGTTACTAAACCCATTGAAAATCTTCAAATTAAAGGCACATTCCATTTGGATAAAGGTTATTATTATTTTAGAAATATTGAAAATAGAATCCTTTTTGGAGGAGGCCGAAATCTCGATTTTAAAACCGAGGAAACTACCGAAATACAATTGACGGAATTAGTCCAAAACAAGTTGGAGCAATTGCTTAAAACCGTAATTTTACCTAACCAATCTTTCGAAATTGAACATCGCTGGAGTGGAATTATGGGAATGGGAAATCAAAAAAAACCTATTGTCAAATCTGTTTCAAAGAATATTTTTTGTGGTGTGCGATTGGGGGGAATGGGCGTAGCAATTGGCAGTACTATCGGGAAACAATTAGCAAATCTGTATGATTAAAAAACTATTCAAATTTATATTTAAATTTTTCCTTTGGTTTATTGGGCTCACCGTCCTGTGGGTGCTTATCTACAAATTTGTTCCCGTGCCTTACACCCCGTTGATGGCAATTCGTTCTATTGAAGGCGATGAGAAATACCAAACCCGCCACGACTGGGTTCCTATAGAAGAGATTTCACCTTATCTGCAGCTTGCGGTTATCTGCGCCGAGGATCAAACCTTTTTAAGCCATAACGGGTTCGACAGAAAAGCAATTGAAAAAGCTTTGGAAAACAACGAAAAGGGTAAGAAACTGCGCGGCGGAAGTACCATTTCGCAACAAACGGCAAAAAATGCTTTTCTCTGGCCTGGACGCACTTGGTTTCGCAAAGGGTTGGAGGCTTATTTTACATTATTAATTGAAACACTCTGGAGCAAAGAGCGTATTTTGGAAGTATATCTCAACAGTATTGAAATGGGCGATGGCGTATTTGGGGCTGAAGCTGCTTCGCAATATTGGTTCAAAAAATCCGCAAAAAACCTACGGACTGAAAATGCCGCAGCTATTGCCGCAATCTTACCGAGTCCACAGCGTTATAGGGCAAACCCACCGGGACCCTACGTAGCGCGTAGAACACAGTGGATTGTAAGGCAGATGCGATATTATGGCCCTTTTACCTTAAAAAAGCAGGAACCGAAAGAAGAAAAAAGAAAACGAAAAAGTAATAATGAACGCAGTAGAACTTAAAACTGAATTGCTGCAACACTGTCAAAAACAGGTTGACAACCGTTATTCAAAAATTAAACAAACCATTGTCGATATTGAGGAGTCTTTATTGGAAGAATCCAAGAGCAGTAGTGGTGACAAACACGAAACCGGCAGGGCAATGCTTCAAATTGACCGTGAAAATGCCGGAAGACAAATGCAGGAAATTGAGAAAATTCTTCAACTTCTCAAAAAGATTGATGTGAACGCAACTTCAGATTATGCGCGTTTGGGGAGCTTGGTTTATACTGATAAGTTCACCTATTTTATTAGTATTTCAATAGGCAATGTTACTATTGGCAAATCAGCTTATCTTTGTGTGTCCTTAAACTCTCCTGTGGGTTTGCTGCTTTCAGGAAAGAAAAAAGGCGATGAATTCAGTTTTAACGGAAACATATATAAAATCACGAGTGTGAAGTAACTGAAATCCATTCTTTTTCTGGTTTTGTGGCGTCCAGAATATCCAGATCCAGTACAGTTGCTATATGTTTGGCTACAGAAAATGCGTCCTTCATTTCGTCGCTAACATAAGCTTCAATATGTTGATTTCTGTTGTAAAACATATTTACTTTAAAAACTTCAAAACCCAATGTAGCTTCTGCAGCGATTACGCGACTTCTACTATTTTTAATGGTTTTGAAAATGGAAAGATATTCAATCTCCGGCAATTTTTTCCAAAATCCAAAATTGATCGCAAAAATTGAATATACGTTTCGATATTTTTTTTCCTCTAAATTTAATTCAAAACCCTCTCTTAGTGAGAGTTTTAATGCGGCCCCAAGTAAAACAATACCGAACAATGTTCCTGCAAAAAGCAGATAAACAGAAAACAAAGAAAGAATTATGGCAAAAATTATTTTTATGTTAGCAACAGGTTGAAGATGGCGGATATTTTTGTGCATAGACTTATGAAATAGTTTCAAATATAAAATTATTAAAACTTTGTCTCCCTTAAAAGTTTCGGCATTTTTTCACTCATCGCCAAAAGCCATTTCAACTGCTCCCGCACTAAATGTGCCTCTTCAATTTTTGAATGAAAACCTTCAGATTTTGAACTTTTTTCTTCTTCGGAAAAACTAATATTTTTCCCAAAAGTTGCATCAAAAACATCTTCAGACTCATATATTTCACCATCGTTTTCTGAAATAATTTCTTCCTTTAGGACAGCTTCGGCATCTGAAAGATTTCTGACTATTTTTTCGGAAACCTTATTGAAATTTTTGGAAGCGGGTGTAGTAGGATTTGATAAAATATAGGTGCTTAATGATGCTAATGATGAGAGAAATGTATGGTTAAGCACGGTTATTTCATAAACCTTGTCGAGGTTTTTCTGTTTCGATTTGGGTTCCTGCGTCATCCGTTGAAAAGCTGCACTGAGGTTGGACATCTCCAAAAATGCCTTTTTACGCGCTACTTTATATTTGGATGGAATTATGCCTTTTTGATTGTAATAACCGATGATTTCTTCCAGATAAAGTCTGTTGGCTTTCAAAGTTTCCAATAGGGTTTTTTGCATTCCCTGGATTTCCCAAGCGGGCCAAAGCAATAAATTTCCAAGGGTAGCAAGTCCAGCACCAATCAAAGTATCCATTACCCGATACTGAATTACATTAAAAATATCAGGCCGCAAAAGTGCATAGATAAAAACCACGCTTAGGGTAATAAAAGTAGCGGCTGCCTTGTAATTTCGCTGTACCATGGAAAATGCTATTACGAGCGAAACGATAGCTAAGATGCCATATACTGTTGTGTTTTGCGTAATTAAAACAATGCCCACAGCCAGTGCACCACCAATCAAGGTGCCGATGGTTCGTTCTTTGGAACGTGTTTTAGTAAGGCCAAACGTAGGTCGCATAATTACAATTAGCGTAAGCAATATCCAATACGGATTTTGCACTGAAAACATCATTCCCACTCCATAACCAATCATTGTCATTACGGCAAGCCGCAACGAATGTTTAAAAATAGGGGAGCGCATATTGAAATTTTCCACCAACACTTCAAAATCATAATTCTGTTTGGTAAGAAACCTTCGGGAATCTTCTTTATTTAACAAGGAAAGGTCGCGCTGCGCAGGGTTTTTGAGCAACCATTCTATTTTTTGAATTTTTCTAATTTGTTCTTTTTGATATTTAAAAAGATTTTTGAGAAGCAATAAACTTTCATCAAAAGTTTCATTGGAGGCCGAAGAATATTCAGCAATATCGCGCTTGATCTTTTTTTGAAATTCTTCTATATTATTATTTTTCTGAAGCTTTTTGGGATTGGAAATATTTGCGGCTATAGCATTCATTCTATTGCTCATCGCAAATAACAGCCCTTGAAAATCTGCCAATTGCTCAGGTTTCCTTTTAAAAAAATCGTCGGTTTTTGAATAATTCACTGGATTTGCCATTGCCAGTTCAAGCATATCTACAAGCTGTACAAATATAAGTAGGCGTTTTCCTTCATAATCACTTTTCCCCGAACCTGTTCTACTTTCAATTAAAATATCACGCAAGGTTTCGTGAATGGCCGTAAGCTCTGTTTGTATGCTTAATAATTTCTTTAAAAGAGTGGTTCTATCTGTGGTTTCTGCTACCAATTCGCCCCGTGATTTTAAATAGTCTGCGGTTAGTTTTATCGTTTTTGAAAGATAATATTCCGTTGGTGCTTTTGGAAAAATATAGTGCCACAATAAAACCAGTAAAACATACCAAAGCCCGCCGAGACCAATAAGCAGTACTCTATTATAAGGCTCCATTCCTCCGGAAACATTAGAGAAACTTAGCACCAGTGCAAAAAGCCCCGAAAAACTGATAAGCGAGGCCCGAAAACCATAAATTGAGATATAGGAAATACCAAACATTAATACCCCTAGAACGGGAAAAAGCAACCAAAGGGAAAGGTGAAGATAACCTCCTATTAAACTAACAACCATCGCCAAAAGCGTAGCGAATAAAGTAGCTGTTATTTTATGGCGAATACTACCGCTTACATCACTGGGAGAGGCGAGCAGCGCTCCCACAGTAATGGTAATGCCAATTTGAAGTGCTTCTAACTTTACGCCTGCAATAATGGGAAGCGTGAGCGCAATTCCCAAAAGGATAGCCTTCGAAAAATCGGTGCTTTTAAAATATTCCGATAGATCTTTAAAAATTTCTGTGATACTGTTTTTTGAAAACTTCAAGAGCAATTGGTTTCAGGTACTGCAAAGATATTGTGCTGAAAAGCTAAGGTCGTTAATCTTATCAGAAATGTAAGTCTGTTATACTTTTATTAAATTAAGAAAGGTATAGTGGGTATTGCATTTTTATGTTTTAATTTTATAAGACTGACATAAAAAAGAGCTCCCATGAACAAAGTAATTCTCTTAAAAAACCGCCCTAAAGGAAGACCTTCACTTGAAGATTTTGAATTTACAGAAGAAGAAAAACCAAAGCCAAACGAGGGCGAGATACTGTTGAAAACTAAATATGTTTCAGTAGATCCATATTTGCGCGGACGGATGCGCGATGAAAAATCATATATAGCGCCTTTTGAAGTTGGGAAGCCATTGGAATCAGGCATTATTGCTGAAGTTTTGGAAAGTAACAATAAAAATTTCCACAAGGGTGATTTTGTAAATGGAATGCTACAATGGAAAGAATTTCAAACTTCAAACGGAAATGGATTGAATAAAGTAGATGGCGAAAAAGCGCCTCTTAAGGTTTATTTGGGTGTTTTGGGACTAACCGGAATTACCGCATATTTAGGATTGGAGAAAATAGGGAAACCGAAAAAAGGTGAAACGCTTTTAGTTTCTGGCGCTGCCGGGGCTGTGGGAAGCGTGGTAGGGCAAATAGGCAAAATAAAAGGCTGCCGTGTGGTGGGCATTGCAGGAAGTGATGAAAAAATTGACCGCATTCAAGAGAAGTTTGGCTTTGATGCAGGAATCAATTACAGAACCACTGATAATATGAAAAAAGCTATCGCAGCAGCCTGTCCCGACGGGGTTGATGTGTATTTTGACAATGTGGGCGGCGAAATACTGGATGCCGCTTTGGCAAATATGAATAAATACGGACGGGTGGTAAACTGCGGTGCTATTTCGCTTTATAATAAAAAAGAAACCCCTACAGGCCCGCGAGTAGAAACCACACTCATTAAAAAGAGTATTTTGATGCAAGGCTTTACCGTGCGCGATTTTGTTAAAGATTTTGGCCCTGCCCAAAACCAATTGGCCAAGTGGATGGAGCAGGATAAACTGAGCTATTTGGAAACGGTGGTTGAAGGTTTTGAAAATATTCCGCAGGCGTTCATTGACTTGTTTGACGGAAAAAATAAAGGGAAAATGATAGTTATGGCTTAATCTCTTTCCAGAATTTTCAAATAGTATAGTTCATCTTTTTTTAAAGGAAAAGAGCTGTTGAAAAAAATGGTTTTTCCTTTATAATCCGCTTCCATTAAATAATGGCTTCCTTTAAAATAGCTTTTATTTACGGTTACCTCAAGGCTTGTTTTTTCTTCCGAAATTTTTAGTTGGTGTGGGAAAACGATAATTTCTTCCGAAGAATTGGTAGAAGAAAAAAAACTTTTCGGAAGCAGGTTTGCTTCGCCAAAAAATCCTGCCTGATATTCGGTTGCAACAATTTTATAAATAAATTCCGGCGTACCGAATAATTCTTCGGCGCCATTTTTCAACATTAAAATTTGGTCAGAATATGCCAATGCCTCCTCGCTGTCGTGGGTTGCGGTAATGCAGCTTATATTGTTTTTTTTGAGATAATTGAAAATTTTACGCTGTAGTTTATTTTTTCTGAAAACATCAATACTGCTGAAAGGCTCGTCGAGCAAAAGGATTTCGGGTTCGTTTGCCAATGCCTTTGCCAAAGCTACGCGCTGCTTTTGCCCGCCGCTGAGGTTTTTTACCAATGTGTTTTTAAAAGCTTCCATTTCAACTACTTCCAATAGTTCGTCGATACGTTTTTTATCTTTTTCTTCCTCCAATCCAGAGAGGTGGGAACCCAAATTTTCTGCAACGGTGGTGAATGGCATAATATTGAATTCCTGCGCCACGAGTTTCATAAAAGGTTCTCCGGGGATAAGGGTTTTGGTTGGGCCGAGCAGTTTTTTTTCTTTGTAGAAAATTGAACCGTTTTCCAAATGGAGCAAACCGTAAACTAGATGTAAAAGTGTAGATTTTCCACAACCACTTTCGCCTAGAATACTGAGGTGTTCTCCGGGTTTCAGCGTAAAGGAAACGTTTTTTAAAATGGTTTTTTCGGAATAGGCAAAGGAATTGATTTCAACTTTTAGCATCACAGATGGTTATTTCGCTAAAATCCCTTCACTTCCCAAAACGGGAATTGGAGTTACATTTTCCTCTGAAATGCTATTGGGTTCAAAAGTGAATTTTCGCTCAAAGAGTTTGTTTTCGGCAAAAAATGTAACCAAATATTCATTGGTAAAACCCAAAACCTCTGTCGGAATAAATTCAACTTTAGCCGAAGTTTTTGGCTTCATATTTCCCAAACCGTGACGCAGGGTTGAGGTTTTCCTATCTTCACTTTTTCCGCGGGACATTACCAAAACGGTTTCAATTACATCCTCTCGGTTATTGACCAAATAAATATACCACTGTTGCTCGGTAAAATCTTTGTCCCATTCCTTTACGGCAACAATATGCACGTTTTCAGCTTTTGGTATTTCAATATCCTTTCGCATAATCAATCGTCAAGTTTCCACATAATCCAAACCGCCAAAAGGGCAATGGCAGATACGCCAAGTAATATGGCACCAATTACAATTTTAATGGCCGCAATTACAAAAGTAAGGTAGGCTATTGCAATGGCAACGATTACCAAAAGGGCAATAACAAGATATTTTTTCATAGCATTTTTGTCTTAAATCTTATGTCTTTTAGCACAGCGGTCTTTTGTCTTTTTACAGCACACTTTTAAACTGTTCCAGAAAGCGAACGTCATTCTCGCTGAACATTCTGATGTCTGGAATTTGGTGCAAAAGCATCGCAATTCTATCAATACCTACGCCAAAGGCAAAACCGGAATATTCCTCGGGATCAATGCCGCAGTTTTTAAGCACGTTCGGGTCCACCATTCCGCAGCCGCCAATTTCCAGCCAGCCGGTTCCTTTGGTGATTCGGTGGTCTGCTTCGGTTTCCAGCCCCCAATACACATCAACTTCGGCGCTTGGTTCCGTAAACGGGAAATAGGAGGGACGCAAACGGATTTTAGACTTTCCGAACATTTCCGTAGTGAAATATTGCAGCGTTTGCTTTAAATCTGCAAAGCTTACATCTTTGTCCACATACAAACCTTCCACTTGGTGGAAAAAGCAGTGTGAGCGCGCTGAAATAGCTTCGTTTCTATACACTCGTCCCGGCGAAATGGTACGGATGGGCGGTTTGTTATTTTCCATATAGCGTACCTGTACGGACGAGGTGTGCGTACGCAACAAAACATCGGGGTTGGTTTGAATGAAAAACGTATCCTGCATATCGCGCGCCGGGTGATACTCGGGAAGGTTCAATGCGGTAAAGTTGTGCCAGTCGTCCTCAATTTCAGGCCCTTCGGAAACGTTGAAGCCAATACGCAAAAAGATGTCGATAATTTTATTTTTTACGATGGAAATAGGATGGCGCGAGCCCAACGGAATCACTTCGCCGGGACGGGAAAGGTCGCCGTAAACGCCTTTGGATTCTGAGTTGTTTTCAATAGCATCCTTAAGCGAATCTACTTTTTCCTGCGCTGCGTTTTTAAGTTTGTTTATAACCTGTCCAAACTCTTTTTTCTGTTCGTTAGGCACGTTTTTGAATTCTGCGAAAAAGTCGTTCAGCAATCCTTTTTTACCCAGATATTTTATGCGGAAGTTTTCAATTTCTTCTTTATTGGTGGAAGAAAAAGCCTGTACTTCGGCTATGTGTTTTTTTATGGTTTCTATCATTACTAAATTTTCTCTAAAAATTTTTTTAGTTTATCAATTCCCGCTCCCAAAAATACTGCACGATAGCCTCTTTCATCAAAACGCTCTGCTCGCCTGCTTTTAAGGGTGGCAATTGTTCTAAAACAGTATAATGCGGCCAGCCTTCCTCGTCGTAATAATCAAACTGATAATACCCATAAGGTTCCAAAAGGCGACAGATGGCAATATGCATCAAGTTCAGCTTTTCGTCTTTTTTAAACTTGCGGTGCAGTTGGCCTAGCTCTTGGATTCCTATTAAATAAATAATGGCATCCAAATCTAAAACCTGCCCATCGGCAAAACGGTCGCCCAGCATTTTTACTACTGCTTCCCATCGTTCCTTTAATTGTTCATCGCGCGCCATTCTTTCAAGAATTAATTGTCTGCAAAGATACATTTTACAATTCTGAAATCTTAAGACAGAATATAGAAATTAGAAAGTGCTATATTTAGGAAAATTTTCAGTGTATGAATACTATAGACATTGTTCTCGGGATTATTTTTATCATCGCATTTTTTCTGGGGTTTAAAAAGGGATTACTGAGATCCTTAGCTTCTTTAATCGGTCTTGTGGTTGGAGTGTATTGCGCTATGTTTTTTTCAGATTACGTTCGCGTTTATCTTGAAAAATGGTTTGATTGGAGTGATGATCTGGTTTCCATTGCATCGTTTTTGATTACTTTTTTCATCATAATGTTTCTCTTTGGTCTGTTGGGAAGACTTTTAACCAAAGTCGCCGATTTTGCAATGTTGGGTATTTTCAACAAGATTTTCGGCGGAATTTTTAATGTACTAAAATACGCTTTCTTGTTGAGCGTGGTGTTTATGTTTGTAAACGCATCAGAAAATTATAGAATTCTTACGCAAGAAAAACGTGAAGCATCCACCTTATATACACCAGTGGCGGCAATTGCACCTGCAGTTTTGCCCACAATAATGAAAGAAGTGGATAATTTAAATATGGAAGACTCTGAAATTACTCCAGAAGAAAGCCCCGATGAAACGAGGCCTCCAACTGAATAAAGAAAAATTAAGTTACACTACATCTTTTATATTATCGCGTGCGTATTTCACCGCTTCTTTAAAGTCGCTGAAAATAAGCTCCTGAGGAACCAAATCTGGAATAATATCAATTTTTTCCATCATAACGCGGGGCTGTGCCTGAAGATCTTCAAATATAGGAGTAATGCCCTTTTTTGTGATGTTCATTAAAACCTCTTCCATGGCATAAAGACCAGATTGATCTATGTACGGAGTTTTTCCCATTCGGATAATTACATGTGTGGCGGTATCTGGAATTTGATTTGCCAATTGTTGAAAATCAGAAGTATATCCAAAAAACAAGGGTCCTTCCAAACGTTTTATAAATACTTCTTCTTTCAGTCTTTCTGGGAAATTAACTTCGTCACTCCACGCCAGCGCTAACTCGTCGGCATTTTTAAGCGGAACTACTTTTGATTGGTCGGCAGTAAGGTCTCCAATTTTCTTCATAAAAATGATGGAAGCCAATACCAGACCGATTCCCACTGCGTAAACAAGGTTCCAAAAAACTGAAAGTAATAATACAACAATCATAATGGTAACTTCGGCCTTTTGCATTTTTGGGATTGCCTTCAAACCTTTGTAATCCATTACTCCAATACCAACGGTTATCAAAATTCCTGCAAGAACGGCTGCGGGAATTTGTGATGCAACAGGCCCTAACGCCAATAATATTACTAGCAATAAAACTGCGGCAATCATACCCGAAAGTCTCGTTGTTCCCCCTGATTTTATGTTTACCACCGTACGGATAGTTGCACCAGCTCCGGGAATACCGCCAAAAATTGCTGCAATACTGTTACCAATACCTTGGCCCATAAGCTCTTTGTTAGGGTTGTGTTTGGTTTTTGTCATATTATCTGCCACCACCGATGTAAGCAAGGAGTCAATCGCTCCCAAAAACGCTAACGTTAGAGCCGTAAAAATGTAGGGTGAAATCTGCCCAAATTGGAACTCGGTAAAAATATTCAAATTCGGAATCGGGAAACCACCCGGTATTTGATCGATTGGTTGATAATCCAACTTTAGAAAATAAGCACCTACCGATACAACCAACAACGCTACCAATGTACTGGGAACTACAGTAGTAATTCGCTTGAAACCGTAAATTATAAAAATGGTAAGCGATGCTAAAATAAATTCCAACCAATTAATACTTGCGATTGCGCGTGGAAGCGCTTTTATAGCACCGGCGACACCAGAATTTTCTGCTTTCGCCAGCACCCTTGCTTCCTGAAGAATATCTTCTTCTGAAATTTGTTCAGACCGGCTTATGGTTTCCTTAAAATCCTCGAGTACCAAAATTCCCTCATCAGCTTCGTCGTGCAGGATATTTGTCATGATTGCTTCTTCGGCCCGGGGTTTAAATGTTTCTATAAAAGCTGTATCATCTTCTGTATAATAACCCAAAACGGGCAAAAGCTGTGTGATTAAAATGATAACCCCGATTGCTGTCATAAAACCTGAAACTACTGGGTAAGGAATATATTTTATATATTTTCCGACACCGGTAACTCCTAATAAAATCTGCATAAGTCCGGCCAGTAGAAAAACCAATAAAATATATGGCAAAGCCTCTTCAACGCTACCATTGTGGGTTGCAATAATGCCCGCAATAACAACCATGGAAACTGCCGTCATAGGTGCAGTTGGGCCAGAAATTTGGGTATTTGTTCCGCCAAAAAGCGAAGCAAAGAAACCAATGAAAATTGCGCCGTAAAGACCAGCATCGGGTCCAAGTCCAGACTGAACTCCAAAGGCTAATGCTAGTGGTAGGGCTACAATTCCGGCAGTAATACCACCAAATAGATTTCCTCTAAAATTTGAGAATATACTTTTGCTCATAATTATATTTTTTAAGGTTAGACTTCTACACATAACCGATAACGTCAACAGCAATGCTAACGCTATCGGTATTAATTTTTAGGCTTTAACTTATACAGCAAATACCTTTTTATTCAAAAAAAGTAACCGCTCCCGAGTTGATATCATACATTGCGCCTACAATGTCAATTTCATTTTTATCTTCCATTTCTTTTAAGATTGGACTTAAGCTTCTAATTTTATCAATGGCGAGCTTCACATTTTTTTCTGAAACAGCATCTACAAATTCTAGGTTTTTAGAGTTTCTTAAGCTTTGGTCCTCTGGAGTTTTCACCGCGTCAACTGCGGGTTTAATTTTTGCAAGCATGCCTGTTAAATTACCCATTTTGGCATCATCGCAAGCTCCTTTTACTGCGCCACAACTGGTATGGCCCAACACGACCAATAATTTTGTTCCAGCTAATTTGCAGGCAAATTCCATGCTTCCCAGAATATCTTCGTTAATAAAATTGCCGGCAATTCTTACACTGAATATGTC
The Aequorivita iocasae genome window above contains:
- a CDS encoding NADP-dependent oxidoreductase codes for the protein MNKVILLKNRPKGRPSLEDFEFTEEEKPKPNEGEILLKTKYVSVDPYLRGRMRDEKSYIAPFEVGKPLESGIIAEVLESNNKNFHKGDFVNGMLQWKEFQTSNGNGLNKVDGEKAPLKVYLGVLGLTGITAYLGLEKIGKPKKGETLLVSGAAGAVGSVVGQIGKIKGCRVVGIAGSDEKIDRIQEKFGFDAGINYRTTDNMKKAIAAACPDGVDVYFDNVGGEILDAALANMNKYGRVVNCGAISLYNKKETPTGPRVETTLIKKSILMQGFTVRDFVKDFGPAQNQLAKWMEQDKLSYLETVVEGFENIPQAFIDLFDGKNKGKMIVMA
- a CDS encoding ABC transporter ATP-binding protein — encoded protein: MLKVEINSFAYSEKTILKNVSFTLKPGEHLSILGESGCGKSTLLHLVYGLLHLENGSIFYKEKKLLGPTKTLIPGEPFMKLVAQEFNIMPFTTVAENLGSHLSGLEEEKDKKRIDELLEVVEMEAFKNTLVKNLSGGQKQRVALAKALANEPEILLLDEPFSSIDVFRKNKLQRKIFNYLKKNNISCITATHDSEEALAYSDQILMLKNGAEELFGTPEFIYKIVATEYQAGFFGEANLLPKSFFSSTNSSEEIIVFPHQLKISEEKTSLEVTVNKSYFKGSHYLMEADYKGKTIFFNSSFPLKKDELYYLKILERD
- the pheS gene encoding phenylalanine--tRNA ligase subunit alpha, with translation MIETIKKHIAEVQAFSSTNKEEIENFRIKYLGKKGLLNDFFAEFKNVPNEQKKEFGQVINKLKNAAQEKVDSLKDAIENNSESKGVYGDLSRPGEVIPLGSRHPISIVKNKIIDIFLRIGFNVSEGPEIEDDWHNFTALNLPEYHPARDMQDTFFIQTNPDVLLRTHTSSVQVRYMENNKPPIRTISPGRVYRNEAISARSHCFFHQVEGLYVDKDVSFADLKQTLQYFTTEMFGKSKIRLRPSYFPFTEPSAEVDVYWGLETEADHRITKGTGWLEIGGCGMVDPNVLKNCGIDPEEYSGFAFGVGIDRIAMLLHQIPDIRMFSENDVRFLEQFKSVL
- a CDS encoding CvpA family protein is translated as MNTIDIVLGIIFIIAFFLGFKKGLLRSLASLIGLVVGVYCAMFFSDYVRVYLEKWFDWSDDLVSIASFLITFFIIMFLFGLLGRLLTKVADFAMLGIFNKIFGGIFNVLKYAFLLSVVFMFVNASENYRILTQEKREASTLYTPVAAIAPAVLPTIMKEVDNLNMEDSEITPEESPDETRPPTE
- a CDS encoding SulP family inorganic anion transporter, whose product is MSKSIFSNFRGNLFGGITAGIVALPLALAFGVQSGLGPDAGLYGAIFIGFFASLFGGTNTQISGPTAPMTAVSMVVIAGIIATHNGSVEEALPYILLVFLLAGLMQILLGVTGVGKYIKYIPYPVVSGFMTAIGVIILITQLLPVLGYYTEDDTAFIETFKPRAEEAIMTNILHDEADEGILVLEDFKETISRSEQISEEDILQEARVLAKAENSGVAGAIKALPRAIASINWLEFILASLTIFIIYGFKRITTVVPSTLVALLVVSVGAYFLKLDYQPIDQIPGGFPIPNLNIFTEFQFGQISPYIFTALTLAFLGAIDSLLTSVVADNMTKTKHNPNKELMGQGIGNSIAAIFGGIPGAGATIRTVVNIKSGGTTRLSGMIAAVLLLVILLALGPVASQIPAAVLAGILITVGIGVMDYKGLKAIPKMQKAEVTIMIVVLLLSVFWNLVYAVGIGLVLASIIFMKKIGDLTADQSKVVPLKNADELALAWSDEVNFPERLKEEVFIKRLEGPLFFGYTSDFQQLANQIPDTATHVIIRMGKTPYIDQSGLYAMEEVLMNITKKGITPIFEDLQAQPRVMMEKIDIIPDLVPQELIFSDFKEAVKYARDNIKDVV